ATTCACCGCTAGTGAACTCCAAGGCTGGAAGAGTCTAGCTACTGGGAAAGCTCGGTTGAAGAAGCCGTTATGTTCCAGATCAACATAATGTGAATCCGATGTCAACTGTTCACATCTTTCCTTTGTTCTAGATTGACAGAGAATCTTCTTTGCCCCGATACTTGGCCCATGGGCTCTTGCCACTTGGGATATATTTTCAAAATCGGGAAGCATGCCGATGCTTCTCGAAGCTTCGAAATCCAAAGAAGAGCCAAAAAAGCCCGTAACGTGAAACTCTGCAAGATTCGATACGGAAATCTCACATTCTCTCAGAATTGCATATATCCCCGCTGCTAATGCTGATTTGGCAAGTTGCAGAGCTCGGATCTCAGGTTGAGTTAGATAGATATCACGTTGAACACAGTTTTGGTTTTTCCCTGCGATTAGGAAGTAACGCATATATCCGGAATTCTTGATTCGTTCACTACTAGATTCTCGGTTGATTGACCCCGTCTTCGTGAGTAAATCGGCTTCTAACATCTCAGAAAGCAAAGAAATAACACCAGAACCACATATGCCCGAGGCATTGCCGTCACCAATAACACTGTAGTTGACATCTAG
This genomic window from Candidatus Thorarchaeota archaeon contains:
- a CDS encoding DUF4445 domain-containing protein gives rise to the protein VEIWEYKEPILILDIGVNTELLLWDGDEIWVASVASGPAFEEMPLTCGVQAGAGAIDDVSIDKETLDVNYSVIGDGNASGICGSGVISLLSEMLEADLLTKTGSINRESSSERIKNSGYMRYFLIAGKNQNCVQRDIYLTQPEIRALQLAKSALAAGIYAILRECEISVSNLAEFHVTGFFGSSLDFEASRSIGMLPDFENISQVARAHGPSIGAKKILCQSRTKERCEQLTSDSHYVDLEHNGFFNRAFPVARLFQPWSSLAVNMADK